One genomic window of Thermococcus sp. Bubb.Bath includes the following:
- a CDS encoding type IV toxin-antitoxin system AbiEi family antitoxin, with product MARKMNTLVLMKKLLELGDVFTIEEAQQQLRIDPKLLEYYLRALSKMGILKRIAKGIYVLSLEPGRFPSPHEFVLAQILVPTGAVAYWSALNYYGMTEQIPQTVFIQTPIKRGYRRQLSLDGKRFRVVVISPEKFFGVNTIRIGRRDVRITDPEKTVVDCLDKPKYCGGIIEVVKSLSNAILNYEKLLDYAERMNNKALLKRLGFLSEKLGLGIEDRVKLSEKDRKSFALLDPSMPPAGRFSYKWGLRINVPEDYWEEIE from the coding sequence TTGGCGAGAAAAATGAATACCCTCGTACTCATGAAGAAGCTCTTGGAGCTTGGGGATGTCTTTACTATCGAGGAAGCTCAGCAACAGCTCCGTATAGATCCAAAGCTCCTTGAGTATTATCTCAGAGCATTAAGCAAGATGGGGATTCTCAAGAGAATTGCCAAGGGCATCTATGTCCTCTCTTTAGAGCCTGGAAGATTTCCCTCTCCCCATGAGTTCGTTCTAGCCCAGATTTTGGTACCCACCGGGGCAGTTGCATACTGGTCGGCCCTGAACTACTACGGAATGACCGAGCAGATTCCCCAAACTGTCTTCATTCAAACTCCCATAAAAAGAGGCTATCGAAGGCAATTGTCACTGGACGGTAAGAGATTTAGAGTAGTAGTAATCAGTCCGGAAAAGTTTTTTGGAGTTAACACTATCCGCATCGGGCGCAGAGATGTGCGCATTACCGATCCTGAAAAGACCGTTGTTGACTGTCTTGACAAGCCAAAGTATTGTGGAGGGATAATCGAGGTAGTTAAGTCCCTCAGCAATGCTATACTGAATTATGAAAAGCTGTTGGACTATGCTGAGAGAATGAATAACAAGGCCCTTCTGAAGCGTTTAGGATTCCTGAGCGAAAAGCTTGGATTGGGGATCGAGGACAGAGTTAAACTCTCTGAAAAAGACAGAAAGAGCTTTGCTCTCCTTGACCCATCCATGCCCCCAGCAGGCCGCTTCAGCTATAAGTGGGGGCTTAGGATCAACGTTCCGGAGGATTATTGGGAGGAGATAGAATGA
- a CDS encoding squalene cyclase has translation MRGFSAITVALIVMLVLPLGSVSAREVPYVYNPTTPAIALSVLAFYRSHDYPQVLEGCTWLVNLKTPDGAWAYQYGMAPQAKYTALAVMALIRGESLARGMFNKSINAGVYWLMYKQGGDGSFGDYTDTALAVVALKEYAASKYSWLKVGAAIHNGIYYLETHSPKTTMDVIFGGMALDNLTMIEAINATGVNALYRAFAISYLTGRYVNVSSTLTDAASLALLLYSTGKPQYKRDLLDMEHFGFWGTLKYNPVDLLEASTVPGFSNLTGIACPYMEKVKPHFKWERVVLAKYYVECGFSVNLSGIPFGTLKPWQVSEIARIDYKLSKPYGTPVEYLLSHEENGHWGNFFDTAYIVWVLSTLNVRFNYTSPLEWLQSNLTNDYPNYYYAYALVDFHRFGLRKAFNTTLRIISSRQNPSGAWGYTAGTPGNIKSTAMMLKALREVRLENTTMYKRGVEFLRRFLYADIPKVSKNGSNAVMNNATFFVIKDGKLVGDTQSKLTVGSIDGYIVVYPGKNPLVITAVPVNGFTASSPWRSSPVKSGLSRNTSVVYTVYIGIVVVLIVIGAYAILKERWKGNKKNG, from the coding sequence ATGCGAGGATTTTCTGCAATAACGGTAGCTCTAATAGTAATGCTGGTGCTCCCCCTTGGCTCGGTGAGCGCCAGGGAGGTCCCATACGTTTACAATCCAACCACTCCAGCTATTGCGCTCTCGGTGTTGGCCTTCTACAGGTCGCACGATTATCCACAGGTTCTCGAGGGCTGCACATGGCTTGTTAACCTAAAAACCCCCGACGGGGCGTGGGCATATCAGTACGGGATGGCGCCCCAGGCCAAGTACACGGCACTGGCAGTAATGGCCCTTATCCGGGGTGAGAGCCTGGCGAGGGGAATGTTCAATAAGTCAATAAATGCAGGGGTTTACTGGTTGATGTACAAACAGGGGGGTGATGGTTCGTTCGGCGATTACACCGACACGGCCCTGGCGGTGGTGGCTCTCAAAGAATACGCCGCATCAAAATACTCCTGGCTCAAGGTCGGTGCCGCCATCCACAACGGGATTTACTACTTGGAAACACATTCCCCTAAGACCACGATGGACGTTATATTTGGAGGTATGGCCCTTGACAATCTAACTATGATAGAAGCCATCAATGCGACGGGTGTGAACGCATTGTACAGGGCATTCGCGATATCCTACCTAACCGGCAGGTACGTCAACGTGAGTTCCACCCTGACGGACGCTGCATCCCTTGCTCTTTTGCTCTACTCTACAGGGAAACCGCAATACAAACGGGATCTGCTTGATATGGAGCACTTTGGATTCTGGGGTACCTTGAAGTATAATCCTGTGGATTTACTGGAAGCGTCTACAGTTCCCGGCTTTTCCAATTTGACGGGGATAGCCTGCCCGTACATGGAGAAAGTGAAGCCGCATTTCAAGTGGGAGAGGGTTGTGCTGGCCAAGTACTACGTTGAATGCGGATTTTCCGTTAACCTCTCGGGAATACCGTTTGGAACTTTAAAACCCTGGCAAGTGTCGGAGATAGCGCGCATTGATTACAAGCTCTCAAAACCCTATGGAACGCCTGTTGAGTACCTCCTCTCCCACGAAGAAAATGGCCACTGGGGGAACTTCTTTGATACAGCTTACATAGTTTGGGTGCTATCCACCCTCAATGTAAGGTTCAATTACACTTCCCCTTTGGAATGGCTCCAATCAAACCTCACTAACGACTATCCCAACTACTACTATGCATACGCCCTTGTGGATTTCCATAGGTTTGGCCTTAGAAAAGCATTCAACACCACGCTGAGAATAATATCCTCAAGGCAGAACCCATCCGGGGCTTGGGGATACACCGCAGGAACCCCGGGCAATATAAAAAGCACCGCTATGATGTTGAAAGCTCTCCGGGAGGTAAGACTGGAGAACACAACGATGTATAAACGCGGAGTTGAATTCTTGAGGAGGTTTCTATATGCTGACATTCCCAAGGTAAGCAAAAACGGATCAAACGCTGTGATGAACAACGCAACGTTCTTCGTAATCAAGGATGGGAAGCTCGTGGGAGATACACAGAGCAAGCTCACCGTTGGCAGTATCGATGGATACATAGTTGTGTATCCTGGGAAGAATCCCCTTGTAATTACGGCAGTTCCAGTGAATGGGTTCACTGCATCGTCCCCATGGAGATCTTCACCCGTCAAATCAGGACTCTCAAGGAACACCAGTGTGGTTTATACAGTATACATTGGAATTGTGGTGGTCTTAATCGTTATAGGGGCATACGCTATCCTTAAGGAAAGATGGAAGGGAAACAAGAAAAACGGCTAA
- a CDS encoding ATPase, translated as MLRPVEEDFVKRYRLEYNQEALEGVRGYIGEKAYSRLRALIEYRLSGKDLDRSPLEVKIALAFSAGSDSTAALKILRWAGFEVVPVAVRLPQMREDTLKKAEDYGAVFIEIPEYLDVIRPQIEKGAPICGRCHSLVMNAVEEYARRKGIKILASGDLLSSGLISVYQKNGLIVLNLPAFLALDKGEIIEIIGGEYDFEFGCPLLWELFRKAPSTKRLSIQRVLRETRARALTPQMAEELIQDILSR; from the coding sequence ATGCTACGGCCAGTTGAGGAGGATTTTGTGAAGAGATACAGACTTGAGTACAATCAGGAGGCGCTGGAGGGGGTTAGGGGTTACATTGGTGAAAAAGCATATTCACGACTAAGGGCCCTGATAGAATACCGTTTAAGCGGAAAAGACCTCGACCGCTCTCCCTTGGAGGTTAAAATAGCCCTCGCCTTCTCCGCCGGCTCTGACAGCACCGCCGCCCTTAAAATCCTTCGCTGGGCCGGCTTTGAAGTGGTTCCGGTGGCGGTCAGGCTGCCCCAGATGAGGGAGGACACCCTCAAGAAAGCCGAGGATTATGGTGCTGTTTTCATCGAAATCCCGGAGTACCTGGATGTTATAAGGCCCCAGATTGAGAAAGGCGCTCCAATCTGCGGGAGATGTCACTCCCTCGTGATGAACGCTGTTGAAGAATACGCGAGAAGAAAGGGGATAAAAATCCTCGCGAGCGGTGACCTGCTGAGCTCCGGCCTGATATCCGTCTATCAAAAGAACGGTCTCATAGTCCTGAACCTCCCGGCCTTCCTCGCCCTTGACAAAGGAGAGATTATCGAGATCATCGGGGGAGAATACGACTTTGAATTTGGCTGTCCCCTCCTCTGGGAGCTTTTTAGAAAAGCTCCTTCGACCAAGAGGCTTTCCATCCAGCGGGTTCTGAGAGAGACGAGGGCGAGGGCCTTGACGCCTCAAATGGCCGAGGAGTTAATCCAGGACATCCTCTCCAGGTGA
- a CDS encoding metal-sulfur cluster assembly factor — MVTKEEVENVVKSVVDEKFIRSIEVDDKGNVTVTLAKDTPDIDNVLIKLHSEIGKLKGVGLITVNREREVKESEENVEVTEELVMEKLKEVMDPEIGVDVVNLGLIYDVKVNPDNTVYVKMTLTTPGCPLTMWILRAVEDKILEIPSVKDAEIELTFDPPWTPDRISPEYKKKLGLY, encoded by the coding sequence ATGGTCACGAAGGAAGAAGTCGAGAACGTCGTTAAGTCCGTAGTTGATGAGAAGTTCATCCGCTCAATCGAGGTCGATGATAAGGGCAACGTAACGGTTACGCTCGCAAAGGACACGCCGGATATCGACAACGTTCTGATAAAGCTCCACTCTGAGATAGGAAAGCTGAAGGGAGTTGGTCTGATTACCGTCAACCGTGAGAGAGAAGTGAAGGAGAGCGAGGAGAACGTGGAGGTAACAGAGGAGCTCGTCATGGAGAAGCTTAAGGAGGTCATGGACCCTGAGATAGGAGTCGATGTCGTTAACCTCGGCTTAATATACGACGTCAAAGTCAACCCAGATAACACGGTCTACGTTAAGATGACATTAACAACCCCAGGCTGCCCGTTAACGATGTGGATCCTCCGGGCCGTTGAGGACAAGATACTTGAGATACCAAGCGTCAAGGACGCTGAGATCGAGCTCACCTTCGATCCACCGTGGACGCCGGACAGGATAAGCCCGGAGTACAAGAAGAAGCTGGGTCTCTACTGA
- the bpsA gene encoding N(4)-bis(aminopropyl)spermidine synthase produces the protein MREIVERVKEKTSIPVYERTVENVLSAIQASGDVWRIVDLSEEPLPLVVAVVTALHELGYVEFRDNEVVLTQSGRKLVEKYGIGKREDYTCSHCGGRTVELDAFSDLLEEFKEVVKDRPQPKHDFDQAYVTPETTVARIALMHTRGDLENKEVFVLGDDDLTSVALMLSGLPKRIAVLDIDERLVKFIEKVADEIGYNDIEMFTFDLREPLPDYALHKFDTFITDPPETVHAIRSFVGRGIATLKGPGCAGYFGITRRESSLDKWREMQRVLLNEFGVVITDIIRNFNEYVNWGYEEETRAWRLLPIKVKPSYNWYRSYMFRIQTLEGSKGFEERIAVGDGLYNDEEASTT, from the coding sequence ATGAGGGAGATAGTAGAGAGGGTTAAGGAGAAGACGAGCATTCCCGTTTACGAGAGAACGGTAGAAAACGTTCTGAGTGCAATCCAGGCGAGCGGAGACGTCTGGAGGATTGTAGACCTCAGCGAGGAGCCGCTCCCGCTCGTCGTGGCCGTTGTAACGGCCCTCCATGAGCTCGGATACGTGGAGTTCAGGGACAATGAAGTTGTCCTAACACAGAGTGGAAGGAAGCTGGTGGAGAAGTACGGGATAGGAAAGCGCGAGGACTACACCTGCTCCCACTGCGGAGGAAGAACCGTTGAGCTCGACGCCTTCAGTGACCTCCTCGAAGAGTTCAAAGAGGTAGTCAAGGACAGGCCCCAGCCCAAGCACGACTTCGACCAGGCCTACGTTACCCCCGAAACGACAGTTGCCAGGATAGCCCTGATGCACACCCGCGGGGACCTTGAGAACAAGGAGGTCTTTGTCCTCGGAGACGACGACCTCACCAGCGTCGCGCTCATGCTGAGCGGCCTTCCCAAGAGGATAGCAGTTCTGGACATCGATGAAAGGCTCGTCAAGTTCATAGAGAAGGTCGCAGATGAAATCGGCTACAATGACATAGAGATGTTCACCTTCGACCTGAGGGAGCCGCTCCCGGACTACGCCCTCCACAAGTTCGACACCTTCATCACCGACCCACCCGAAACGGTCCACGCCATCCGCTCCTTCGTCGGCAGGGGCATAGCGACCCTCAAAGGGCCCGGATGCGCCGGTTACTTCGGCATAACGAGAAGGGAGAGCTCCCTCGACAAGTGGCGCGAGATGCAGAGGGTGCTCCTCAACGAGTTCGGTGTCGTCATAACCGACATAATCAGGAACTTCAACGAGTACGTAAACTGGGGCTACGAAGAGGAAACGAGGGCCTGGAGGCTACTCCCGATAAAAGTGAAGCCGAGCTACAACTGGTACAGGAGCTACATGTTCAGAATTCAGACGCTTGAGGGTTCAAAGGGCTTCGAAGAGAGGATTGCCGTTGGCGACGGGCTCTACAACGATGAAGAGGCATCGACAACGTAG
- a CDS encoding MBL fold metallo-hydrolase, with protein sequence MRIIPLASESLGVRSLATFVDASGVKILIDPGVALGPRRYGLSPAEIELRTLQQMRKKLQGYARKADIVTISHYHYDHHTPFFEGLYESSSEEYAREIYAEKLLLIKHPRKNINFSQRKRAWAFLKNAEPIAKKIEFADGRSFDLGGVTLEFSPAVPHGSEGSKLGFVVMVLIDDGSMRVIHASDIQLLNRQSVEWIVEKNPDLLITGGPPTYLGSRAAGSWETGLKNLNEIIRETNAKVILDHHIVRDKRYPRFFDELEKRPKTFAGYLKVEDRPLEAYRRELHEIENGREAEVPFRVG encoded by the coding sequence ATGCGCATCATCCCCCTCGCCTCTGAGAGCCTCGGTGTGAGAAGTTTAGCAACCTTCGTGGATGCCTCGGGAGTGAAGATACTCATTGACCCTGGCGTCGCCCTCGGTCCCAGGAGATACGGCCTCTCACCTGCGGAAATCGAGCTTAGGACTCTCCAGCAGATGCGGAAGAAGCTCCAGGGCTACGCAAGAAAGGCCGATATCGTTACCATCTCCCACTACCACTACGACCACCATACCCCTTTCTTTGAGGGGCTCTACGAGAGCTCCAGCGAGGAGTACGCAAGGGAAATCTACGCCGAAAAGCTCCTTCTCATCAAACACCCGAGGAAAAACATAAACTTCAGCCAGAGAAAGAGGGCGTGGGCATTTCTCAAAAACGCCGAACCGATAGCCAAGAAGATAGAATTCGCGGACGGAAGGAGCTTTGACCTCGGAGGAGTTACACTTGAGTTCTCACCGGCGGTTCCCCACGGGAGCGAAGGAAGCAAGCTCGGCTTCGTAGTCATGGTTCTCATCGACGACGGGAGCATGAGGGTAATCCACGCAAGCGACATCCAGCTACTCAACAGGCAGTCCGTCGAATGGATAGTCGAGAAGAACCCCGACCTTCTTATAACCGGTGGGCCGCCGACCTACCTCGGCTCGAGGGCCGCTGGTTCGTGGGAGACCGGTCTCAAAAACCTCAACGAGATAATCCGCGAGACCAACGCTAAGGTAATCCTTGACCATCACATAGTCAGGGACAAGCGCTATCCAAGGTTCTTCGACGAGCTTGAGAAGAGACCGAAGACCTTCGCCGGTTACCTAAAGGTTGAAGATAGACCCCTCGAGGCTTACAGGAGAGAGTTACACGAAATCGAGAATGGAAGGGAAGCGGAGGTGCCCTTCAGAGTGGGATAA
- a CDS encoding ferredoxin — protein sequence MAWKVTVDQDTCIGDAICASLCPDVFEMGDDGKAHPIVDTTDLECAQEAAEACPVGAISLEEV from the coding sequence ATGGCTTGGAAGGTAACTGTAGACCAGGACACCTGCATTGGAGACGCTATCTGTGCAAGCCTCTGCCCGGACGTCTTCGAGATGGGCGACGATGGCAAGGCCCACCCGATAGTCGACACCACCGACCTCGAGTGCGCCCAGGAGGCCGCTGAGGCCTGCCCGGTCGGCGCTATCAGCCTTGAAGAGGTTTGA
- the gltA gene encoding NADPH-dependent glutamate synthase — protein MPKLIKERVPTPERPPEERVKDFGEVNLGYTFELAKQEAERCLQCPVEYAPCIKGCPVHINIPSFIAKIKEGDIKEALRIIWNDNTLPAITGRVCPQEDQCEGACVVGKVGTAVNIGKLERFVADYARKHGIEEELLKEFARECSGKKGKVAVVGAGPAGLTCAGELAKMGYHVTIFEALHKPGGVLAYGIPEFRLPKEILEHELDKLRRLGVEIKTDHLVGRTVTIKGLLQEYDAVFIGTGAGTPKLLNIPGILLGRIYSANEFLTRVNLMKAYEFPEYDTPIHVGEKVVVIGAGNTAMDAARSALRLGADVTIAYRRGREDMTARIEEIHHAEEEGVKFEFFLQPVEFIGDENGRVKAVKFERMRPLEERDRKGKRKIVGTGEYVTLEATTVIIAIGLEPNRIITETPSLKTNPNGTLVVDENLMTSIPGVFAGGDAIRGEATVILAMGDGKKAARAICDYIDSKRKAEA, from the coding sequence ATGCCAAAGCTCATCAAAGAACGGGTTCCCACCCCAGAGAGGCCGCCGGAGGAAAGGGTCAAGGACTTCGGCGAGGTAAACCTCGGCTACACCTTTGAGCTGGCAAAGCAGGAGGCAGAGCGCTGTCTCCAGTGTCCAGTGGAGTACGCCCCATGTATCAAAGGCTGTCCAGTCCACATCAACATACCCTCCTTCATAGCCAAGATAAAGGAAGGAGACATCAAAGAGGCCCTTAGGATAATCTGGAACGACAACACCCTGCCAGCCATCACTGGAAGGGTCTGCCCTCAGGAGGACCAGTGTGAGGGGGCCTGCGTCGTCGGAAAGGTCGGAACGGCCGTTAACATCGGGAAGCTTGAGCGCTTCGTTGCGGATTACGCCAGGAAGCATGGCATAGAGGAGGAGCTCCTCAAGGAGTTCGCGAGGGAGTGCAGCGGAAAGAAGGGGAAGGTGGCGGTAGTCGGTGCCGGACCGGCAGGACTGACCTGCGCAGGAGAACTCGCCAAAATGGGATACCACGTGACGATTTTCGAGGCGCTGCACAAACCGGGAGGTGTTCTCGCCTACGGCATCCCGGAGTTCCGCCTTCCAAAGGAGATACTGGAACACGAGCTGGACAAACTCAGGCGTCTCGGCGTTGAGATAAAAACAGACCATCTTGTGGGAAGAACCGTAACCATCAAGGGCCTCCTTCAGGAATACGATGCGGTCTTCATCGGCACCGGGGCAGGAACGCCCAAACTCCTCAATATACCTGGAATCTTACTGGGCAGGATTTACTCCGCGAACGAGTTCCTCACAAGGGTCAACCTCATGAAAGCCTACGAGTTCCCCGAGTACGACACACCAATTCACGTGGGAGAAAAGGTCGTGGTCATCGGGGCAGGAAACACGGCCATGGACGCTGCCCGTTCGGCCCTGAGGCTTGGCGCCGATGTCACGATAGCCTACCGCAGGGGAAGGGAGGATATGACGGCGAGAATCGAGGAGATTCACCACGCCGAGGAAGAGGGGGTTAAGTTCGAGTTCTTCCTTCAGCCGGTGGAGTTCATAGGTGACGAGAACGGCAGGGTCAAAGCCGTCAAGTTCGAGAGGATGAGGCCATTAGAGGAGAGGGACAGAAAAGGAAAGCGCAAGATAGTCGGGACGGGTGAATACGTCACGCTTGAGGCCACGACGGTCATCATAGCCATCGGTCTTGAACCCAACAGGATAATCACTGAAACACCCAGCCTCAAGACGAACCCCAACGGCACATTGGTAGTTGACGAGAACCTCATGACGAGCATTCCGGGCGTCTTTGCCGGTGGAGACGCGATAAGAGGCGAGGCTACGGTTATCCTCGCAATGGGGGACGGAAAGAAGGCTGCTAGAGCTATATGCGACTACATCGACTCAAAGAGAAAGGCCGAAGCCTGA
- a CDS encoding nicotinate phosphoribosyltransferase, translated as MHDFYIAHEDDIRAGRTTDVYFIRTKKILEEKGIHKKVFADVTTTSLPHGWKWGVLAGIEEVAKLLEGLPVNVYAMPEGTIFHPYEPVLRIEGYYKEFGIYETALLGMLSQASGIATAALRTKIAAKFKPVYSFGIRHMHPAIAPMIDRAAFIGGCDGVSGVLGAEMIGEKPVGTMPHALILTISDQVKAWKYYDEVMPPEVPRTALVDTFCDEKFEALMAAETLGERLNAVRLDTPSSRRGNFRKIVEEVRWELDLRGYDWVKILVSGGLDEDSLKELADVADSFGVGSAIASAKPVDFSLDIVEVEGKPITKRGKLSGRKQIYRCENGHYHRVPAEKKLEKCPVCGSKVEPLLKPLIENGEIVAELPKARQIREYVLEQAKKFNLTLD; from the coding sequence ATGCACGACTTCTACATCGCCCATGAAGATGATATAAGGGCTGGAAGAACCACGGACGTCTACTTCATCAGGACGAAGAAGATACTGGAAGAAAAGGGCATCCACAAAAAGGTCTTCGCAGATGTTACGACAACCTCACTACCGCACGGCTGGAAGTGGGGGGTTCTTGCCGGAATTGAGGAGGTTGCGAAGCTCCTCGAAGGCCTTCCGGTGAACGTCTACGCGATGCCGGAAGGGACAATATTCCACCCCTACGAGCCGGTTCTCCGGATAGAGGGTTACTATAAGGAGTTCGGAATCTATGAAACTGCTCTGCTCGGTATGCTCAGCCAGGCGAGCGGTATAGCCACTGCCGCACTCAGAACCAAAATAGCGGCCAAGTTCAAGCCCGTCTACTCATTTGGGATAAGACACATGCATCCGGCTATTGCTCCGATGATAGATAGGGCTGCCTTCATCGGCGGTTGCGACGGTGTCTCAGGTGTGCTTGGAGCTGAGATGATTGGAGAAAAACCAGTTGGAACCATGCCCCACGCGCTTATCCTGACGATTAGCGACCAGGTGAAGGCCTGGAAGTACTACGATGAGGTGATGCCCCCAGAAGTTCCGAGGACCGCTTTAGTGGACACATTCTGCGATGAGAAGTTTGAGGCGTTGATGGCAGCAGAAACCCTCGGTGAGCGGCTAAATGCGGTCAGGCTCGACACACCCAGCTCAAGGAGGGGGAACTTCAGGAAAATAGTTGAAGAAGTTCGCTGGGAGCTCGATTTAAGGGGCTACGACTGGGTGAAGATACTCGTCTCAGGGGGACTGGACGAGGATAGCCTGAAGGAGTTGGCTGACGTTGCGGACTCCTTTGGCGTAGGCAGCGCAATAGCAAGCGCAAAGCCCGTGGATTTCTCTCTAGATATAGTCGAGGTCGAAGGAAAGCCGATAACGAAGCGCGGCAAGCTGAGCGGAAGGAAGCAGATATACCGCTGCGAGAACGGCCACTACCACCGCGTTCCAGCCGAGAAGAAGCTGGAGAAATGCCCAGTTTGCGGCTCCAAAGTCGAGCCGCTTCTCAAACCCCTCATCGAGAACGGTGAGATAGTGGCAGAACTTCCAAAGGCGCGGCAGATACGGGAATACGTGCTGGAGCAGGCGAAGAAATTCAATCTGACTCTCGACTGA
- a CDS encoding sulfide/dihydroorotate dehydrogenase-like FAD/NAD-binding protein yields the protein MGYKITAKTDLSPIDYFVEVEVPHVAEAWKPGQFVVFILHEKGERIPMSVYKAENGRIGMFIRKLGKTSLQLYYEYGVGDELWSFLGPLGKPIKVKNYGNVVFASDAVCGQAENYATLKAMKEAGNYTISIQSFENKANVYPEGFLAKPVADEHYITTDDGSVGIKGNYLNVVKELIEKDKVDIIFAGGKLGTLAKLAELTRPYGIPTITTVRQIMVDGTGMCGSCRILYGDEIKFACRDGPMFDAHKVDWEDVLKRAERFKEQEQLAKERYLEELHARGVI from the coding sequence GAAGCCTGGAAACCCGGCCAGTTTGTGGTTTTTATTCTCCATGAGAAGGGTGAGAGGATTCCAATGTCAGTCTACAAGGCCGAGAACGGGAGAATCGGCATGTTCATAAGAAAGCTCGGGAAGACAAGCCTTCAGCTCTACTACGAATACGGCGTCGGCGACGAGCTCTGGAGCTTCTTAGGGCCGCTGGGCAAACCAATCAAGGTAAAGAACTACGGAAACGTTGTCTTTGCGTCTGACGCAGTTTGCGGACAGGCGGAAAACTACGCAACGCTCAAGGCAATGAAAGAGGCCGGAAACTACACGATTTCAATACAGAGCTTCGAAAACAAGGCCAACGTCTACCCGGAAGGGTTCCTTGCCAAGCCCGTTGCGGATGAGCACTACATAACCACCGACGATGGGAGTGTCGGGATAAAGGGCAACTACCTCAACGTAGTCAAGGAACTCATTGAGAAGGACAAGGTGGACATAATCTTCGCGGGCGGGAAGCTTGGAACCCTCGCGAAGCTCGCAGAACTAACGAGACCCTACGGAATTCCGACCATAACCACCGTCAGGCAGATAATGGTCGACGGAACCGGGATGTGCGGTTCCTGCAGAATCCTCTACGGGGACGAGATAAAGTTCGCCTGCAGGGACGGGCCGATGTTCGACGCCCACAAGGTCGACTGGGAAGACGTGTTAAAGAGAGCAGAGCGCTTCAAAGAGCAGGAGCAACTGGCAAAGGAACGCTACCTTGAAGAACTCCACGCTAGGGGGGTGATTTGA
- a CDS encoding ATP-binding protein → MPKKKVLFFDQRPRTLPKQLFGRKEEIEKLLRALEAGSWVAILGPRMVGKTSLALAGANAFADETGYNVIHIDLRDTETFREATEKILGRLPKSILDTLSKYVSEISASAGGMGFSVKLKKTASARRALADGLFKLKDTVLILDEIQSINQGISHFLRALGSVFNENHSLLVIFTGSYSGIVRKLFESTYKDALFGRPPISIKLAPWKETVAEEFLKTGFEKLKVHYEEWEIRDAVNQLGTLPGWLNLYGVKRYIERDHETAMKTTIEEAVKEAEKELEHLLEGRSPKAKEVIRLLAFGASWSDMAQTGISEDALSRLLTILVDGLFIVEKDENTGVYYFTDPVYRKAAMKLPLVTKTKTAI, encoded by the coding sequence ATGCCAAAGAAGAAAGTATTGTTCTTTGACCAAAGACCAAGAACACTTCCAAAGCAACTGTTTGGTAGAAAAGAAGAAATTGAGAAGCTTCTACGTGCATTAGAAGCGGGAAGCTGGGTGGCAATTTTAGGCCCTAGAATGGTTGGAAAAACAAGCTTGGCATTGGCTGGAGCGAATGCATTTGCTGATGAGACTGGATACAACGTTATCCATATTGATCTGAGGGATACCGAGACTTTTAGAGAAGCTACCGAAAAGATCCTGGGAAGATTACCAAAATCCATTTTGGACACACTCTCAAAATATGTTTCTGAAATCTCAGCCTCTGCCGGAGGAATGGGTTTCTCCGTTAAACTCAAAAAGACTGCATCCGCTAGGAGAGCCCTAGCAGATGGACTTTTTAAGTTGAAAGACACAGTTCTTATTCTCGATGAGATTCAAAGCATCAATCAGGGTATCTCCCATTTTTTAAGGGCATTAGGATCTGTGTTTAATGAAAATCATTCTCTTCTGGTGATTTTCACTGGATCCTATTCCGGAATAGTGAGGAAACTGTTTGAATCAACGTACAAAGATGCCCTTTTTGGTAGACCCCCAATAAGTATTAAGCTCGCACCGTGGAAAGAAACTGTCGCAGAAGAATTCCTCAAAACCGGTTTTGAAAAACTCAAAGTGCATTATGAAGAGTGGGAGATCAGGGATGCCGTTAATCAACTTGGCACGCTTCCGGGATGGCTGAACCTGTATGGCGTGAAGAGATATATAGAACGAGACCATGAAACTGCAATGAAAACTACCATAGAAGAGGCCGTTAAAGAGGCAGAAAAAGAACTAGAGCATCTTTTAGAGGGCAGGAGCCCGAAAGCGAAAGAAGTAATCAGACTTCTAGCGTTTGGTGCATCTTGGAGTGATATGGCCCAGACTGGGATTTCAGAAGATGCTCTCAGCAGGTTATTGACAATATTAGTCGATGGGCTCTTTATTGTGGAAAAAGATGAAAACACGGGAGTATACTACTTTACAGACCCGGTTTACAGGAAAGCCGCAATGAAACTTCCACTTGTAACAAAGACTAAAACTGCAATATAA